Proteins found in one Sporosarcina jeotgali genomic segment:
- a CDS encoding DUF3891 family protein: MILREREEEFVMIEQDHHGHLSERIMSHWKKELFPGIDKRDSVLMAIKHHDLGWLPFDKEPFWNDAKQKPYSFTDFPFPAKMILHKQGLNLVEQLDPYAAILCSEHYSQFLIGSKDPDAIDFLEAEFNRRKRLKNVQKEFDELIFKKHYGLLQLGDNFSLYACINEPGVVKSEEHPFFKEGIPSPEYLEGLPSHRMDVRFADNRTICVENFPFDNSFEIEYTQRIVTRQAVRDIGLIKAYSEARVETIRLDFKSK; the protein is encoded by the coding sequence ATGATTTTACGTGAGCGGGAAGAGGAGTTTGTAATGATTGAACAAGATCATCACGGTCATTTGTCGGAACGGATTATGAGTCATTGGAAAAAAGAGTTATTCCCAGGAATCGATAAAAGAGATTCCGTCTTAATGGCCATAAAACATCATGATCTGGGATGGTTGCCATTCGACAAAGAGCCTTTTTGGAATGATGCTAAACAAAAACCCTATAGTTTCACGGATTTTCCTTTTCCAGCAAAAATGATTCTTCACAAACAAGGATTGAACTTGGTAGAACAGTTAGATCCATATGCAGCAATTCTTTGCAGTGAGCATTACAGTCAATTCCTAATCGGAAGTAAAGATCCAGATGCCATCGATTTCCTAGAAGCCGAGTTTAATCGCAGGAAGCGGTTGAAAAATGTACAGAAAGAGTTTGATGAACTTATTTTCAAGAAACACTATGGCTTACTGCAGCTGGGAGATAACTTTTCGTTATACGCTTGTATTAATGAGCCTGGCGTTGTGAAATCTGAAGAACATCCATTTTTTAAGGAAGGCATTCCTTCACCAGAATACCTGGAAGGGTTGCCCAGTCATCGAATGGATGTCCGGTTTGCTGATAACAGAACAATTTGTGTGGAAAATTTTCCGTTTGATAACTCATTTGAAATTGAGTATACTCAACGAATTGTAACCCGCCAGGCTGTTCGAGATATTGGATTGATTAAAGCCTATAGCGAAGCAAGAGTTGAAACCATCCGGTTGGATTTCAAAAGTAAATAA
- a CDS encoding acyl-CoA synthetase, with product MTNQVNVDGLIDQVQSVRRNTLGDLLLRTSERFPKKIALVFKKQRLTYHELNVLVNQTAHGLLSIGIKKGDFVTVMSRNSMDFAILNFALARIGSIMVPINYMLTEDEISFILEHAKIHAVFASEEFTSIMDRAMLHHKAEQKVVIGQNNENDVEDWKNLNKIRKDQSDVLPESQIEDDDIAHVLYTSGTESRPKGVMLSHKSLISEYVSCIVDGKMSEDDIVIHALPLYHSAQLHVFLGPSVYLGSTGVILEYPTPETILKTIEEQHATLLFCPPTVWIALLRHEDFDKRDLLSLKKCYYGAAIMPMEILKELNERLPGASLWNFYGQTEVAPLATALQPEDQLRKLGSAGLPSLNVQTRIVNDQDEEMPRGELGEIVHRTPHAMKGYLHDAEKTAEAFRGGWFHSGDLGVMDEEGYVTIVDRKKDMINTGGVNVSSREVEEIIYEMEDVSEVAVISIPDSYWIEAVTAVIVPKAGKVLSEDEVVEFCKKRLSSFKTPKYVEFTNELPKNPSGKVLKRTLRTDYASRSR from the coding sequence ATGACTAATCAAGTCAATGTTGATGGGCTTATTGATCAAGTACAATCTGTAAGAAGAAACACGCTGGGTGATTTGCTCCTAAGAACGAGTGAACGTTTTCCGAAGAAAATTGCACTTGTGTTTAAAAAACAGCGCCTCACCTATCATGAACTGAATGTTCTTGTGAATCAGACTGCACATGGGCTTTTATCGATTGGGATTAAAAAAGGTGATTTTGTCACGGTTATGTCTAGAAACAGCATGGATTTTGCCATCCTCAACTTTGCATTAGCACGTATTGGATCAATAATGGTGCCAATTAATTATATGTTAACTGAAGATGAGATTAGTTTTATTCTTGAACATGCTAAGATACATGCAGTATTTGCTTCAGAGGAATTCACATCGATTATGGATCGGGCAATGCTTCATCATAAAGCAGAGCAAAAGGTGGTAATCGGACAAAACAACGAAAATGACGTTGAAGACTGGAAAAACCTCAATAAAATTCGCAAGGATCAGTCCGACGTACTTCCAGAAAGTCAAATTGAAGATGATGATATTGCACATGTGTTATATACGAGCGGGACTGAGTCCAGACCTAAAGGCGTCATGCTCAGTCATAAAAGCCTGATAAGTGAATATGTCAGCTGTATAGTAGATGGGAAAATGAGTGAGGATGATATTGTCATTCACGCGCTCCCTTTATATCACAGTGCGCAATTGCATGTTTTCCTAGGTCCGAGTGTTTACTTAGGGTCAACGGGTGTCATTTTGGAATACCCAACTCCTGAGACAATCTTAAAAACGATTGAAGAGCAACACGCAACGTTGCTGTTCTGTCCTCCGACTGTATGGATTGCACTTCTCCGCCATGAGGACTTCGATAAAAGGGATCTGTTATCACTAAAAAAATGCTATTATGGTGCCGCAATTATGCCGATGGAAATATTGAAAGAGTTGAATGAACGATTACCCGGTGCATCTCTTTGGAATTTTTATGGTCAAACAGAAGTGGCACCGCTAGCAACAGCGCTGCAACCTGAAGATCAGCTGAGAAAGCTTGGTTCAGCAGGATTACCAAGTTTGAACGTACAAACCAGAATTGTAAATGATCAGGATGAGGAAATGCCCCGAGGAGAGCTAGGGGAGATTGTTCATCGAACCCCCCATGCTATGAAAGGATATCTGCACGATGCAGAAAAAACAGCTGAAGCATTTCGGGGAGGCTGGTTTCACAGCGGGGATTTAGGGGTTATGGACGAAGAAGGATATGTTACGATTGTGGATCGGAAGAAAGATATGATTAATACCGGAGGCGTCAACGTTTCCAGCAGAGAAGTGGAGGAAATTATTTACGAAATGGAAGACGTGTCTGAAGTGGCGGTTATTAGCATTCCAGATTCTTATTGGATTGAAGCGGTAACAGCAGTCATCGTTCCAAAAGCAGGTAAAGTATTAAGTGAAGATGAGGTCGTTGAGTTCTGTAAAAAACGATTGTCATCTTTTAAAACGCCTAAGTATGTTGAATTCACAAATGAGCTGCCTAAAAACCCAAGCGGCAAAGTGTTAAAACGCACATTGAGAACGGATTATGCGAGCAGAAGCAGATAA
- a CDS encoding CHY zinc finger protein has product MYIHGQNVAGIEVDSETRCLHYHKEIDRIAIKFYCCNQYFPCFECHTQCGCGKPKPWPQNHFDQKAVLCGNCGHELTIRQYLSCQSNCPKCQSDFNPGCSLHAHLYFDTGEGS; this is encoded by the coding sequence ATGTACATACATGGACAAAATGTTGCTGGAATCGAAGTAGATTCAGAAACGCGTTGTTTGCATTACCATAAAGAAATTGATCGGATTGCCATCAAGTTCTATTGTTGTAATCAGTATTTCCCTTGTTTTGAATGCCATACACAATGCGGATGCGGAAAGCCAAAACCATGGCCACAAAATCACTTTGACCAAAAAGCCGTTCTATGCGGCAATTGCGGACATGAACTGACGATTCGGCAGTATTTAAGCTGCCAATCCAATTGCCCAAAGTGTCAAAGTGATTTTAATCCTGGCTGCAGCTTACATGCGCATTTATACTTTGATACGGGTGAAGGTTCCTAA